One Nicotiana sylvestris chromosome 12, ASM39365v2, whole genome shotgun sequence genomic window carries:
- the LOC104224169 gene encoding glucomannan 4-beta-mannosyltransferase 9-like → MDRFSSTTLLPDDLTVQLTIIWEQIKAPLIVPLLRIAVFLCLLMSIMLFIERVYMGIVIILVKFFGKKPEKRYKWESLKDDVELGNSSYPMVLVQIPMYNEKEVYQLSIGAACGLSWPSDRIIVQVLDDSTDPIIRNLVSMECQRWASKGINIKYEIRDNRNGYKAGALKEGLKHQYVKQCDYVAIFDADFQPEPDFLWRTIPFLVHNPELGLVQARWKYVNADECLMTRMQEMSLDYHFTVEQEVGSSTYAFFGFNGTAGVWRIAAIDEAGGWKDRTTVEDMDLAVRASLKGWKFLYLSSLKVKNELPSTFKAYRYQQHRWSCGPANLFRKMFTEIIRNRKVSLWKKIHVIYSFFFVRKVVAHIVTFVFYCIVLPATVLVPEVEVPKWGAVYIPSIITLLNAVGTPRSFHLIIFWILFENVMSLHRTKATFIGLLEAGRVNEWIVTEKLGDAFKIKSAIKAFKKPRFRFGDRLHLLELATGAYLFFCGCYDIAFGKNHYFLYLFIQAFAFFIIGFGHVGTFVPNS, encoded by the exons ATGGATCGTTTTTCATCTACAACTTTGCTTCCTGATGATTTAACAGTACAACTAACTATAATTTGGGAACAGATCAAAGCTCCATTGATTGTTCCTTTACTCAGAATTGCAGTATTTTTGTGCCTTTTAATGTCAATAATGTTGTTTATTGAGAGAGTTTATATGGGAATTGTTATTATTCTTGTGAagttttttggtaaaaaaccagaaAAACGTTACAAATGGGAATCTTTAAAAGATGATGTTGAGCTTGGAAATTCATCGTATCCTATGGTTCTTGTTCAAATCCCAATGTATAATGAAAAAGAG GTTTATCAGCTTTCAATTGGAGCTGCATGTGGCCTTTCATGGCCTTCTGATCGTATTATAGTCCAAGTTCTTGATGATTCAACTGATCCCATTATCAGG AATTTGGTGTCAATGGAGTGCCAGAGATGGGCAAGCAAAGGGATAAATATAAAGTATGAAATTAGAGACAACAGAAATGGTTACAAAGCAGGGGCTTTGAAGGAAGGATTGAAACATCAATATGTGAAGCAGTGTGATTATGTTGCTATATTTGATGCTGATTTTCAACCTGAGCCTGATTTCCTTTGGCGTACTATTCCATTTCTAGTTCACAATCCTGAACTTGGCCTTGTTCAAGCTCGTTGGAAATATG TGAATGCTGATGAATGTTTGATGACAAGAATGCAAGAAATGTCCCTGGATTACCATTTCACTGTGGAGCAAGAAGTGGGCTCTTCCACCTATGCTTTTTTCGGCTTTAATG GGACGGCTGGTGTATGGAGAATTGCCGCAATAGACGAGGCTGGAGGTTGGAAGGATAGGACAACAGTTGAGGATATGGACCTGGCTGTCCGCGCCAGTCTCAAGGGCTGGAAATTTTTGTACCTTTCTTCTCTCAAG GTTAAAAATGAATTACCAAGTACGTTCAAGGCCTATCGCTATCAACAACATCGTTGGTCCTGTGGCCCTGCCAATCTTTTCAGGAAAATGTTTACTGAGATCATAAGAAATAGG AAAGTGTCTTTATGGAAGAAGATCCATGTGATTTACAGCTTCTTCTTTGTAAGGAAGGTCGTTGCCCACATTGTCACCTTTGTATTCTACTGTATTGTGTTGCCTGCAACTGTATTAGTCCCCGAAGTTGAGGTTCCAAAATGGGGAGCTGTTTACATTCCTTCCATTATTACACTACTCAATGCTGTTGGAACTCCAAG GTCATTCCATCTGATAATATTTTGGATCCTTTTCGAGAATGTCATGTCACTACATCGGACTAAGGCTACGTTCATTGGCTTGTTAGAAGCAGGACGAGTGAATGAATGGATCGTCACTGAGAAACTAGGGGATGCTTTCAAGATTAAATCAGCCATTAAAGCGTTTAAGAAACCCCGATTTAGGTTTGGTGATCG ACTTCATCTGTTAGAGCTTGCCACTGGCGCGTACCTCTTCTTTTGTGGATGTTATGACATTGCCTTTGGGAAGAATCACTATTTCCTGTACCTCTTCATTCAAGCATTTGCCTTCTTCATCATCGGATTTGGTCATGTTGGCACTTTTGTTCCCAACTCTTAG